A window of Equus przewalskii isolate Varuska chromosome 6, EquPr2, whole genome shotgun sequence genomic DNA:
atgtatctttagacgttcgtgttttcatgttctttggataaatacccagcagtggaatagctggatcatatggtagatctattcttaattttttgaggaatctccatactgttttccatagtggctgcatcagtttgcactcccactagcagtgtatgagtgttctcttctcctcacatcctctccaacaattattgtttcctgtcttgttaattagccattctgacaagagtgaggtaatatttcattgtagtcttgatttgcatctccctcatAGTTAATGATgcttaacatcttttcatgtgcctgttggccatcattatatcttcttggagaaatatctgttcagatcttttgcccattttttaattgggttgttaggtttttggttgttgagatgtatgagttatttgtatgttttggatattaaccccttatctgatatatggtttgcaaatatcttctcccaattcttaggctgtattttcattttgttgatggtttcctttgccttgcagaagctttttagtttgatgtagtgtccttttgtttcctttgcccggtcagacatggtgcTTGGAAATACgctgctaagaccaacgtcaaagagtgtactgcctatgttttcctctagaagtttaatggttccaggtcttatattcaagtctttaatacattttgagttaacttttgtgtatagtgtaagataatggtctaccttcattcttttccatgtggctgtccagttctcccaacaccatttattgaagagactttcctttcttcgttgtatcttcttggctcccttgtcgaaaattagctgtccatagatgtgtgggtttatttctgggctcttaattctgttccattgatctatgcgtctgtttttgtgccagtaccatgctgtttttgttactatagctttgtagtatattttgaaatcagagaatgggatacctccagttttgttcttttttctcaagattcctttggatattcgggatcttttgttgttccatacaaattttaggattctttcttctatttctgtgaaaaatgttgttgggactttgatagggattgcattgaatctatagattgccttaggaagtgtggacattttaactatgttaatccttccaatccaagagcacaaaatatctttccatttctttgtgtcttcaatttctttcaacgttttatagttttcaatgtacagatctctCACCTCTGTGGTTgattttattcctagatattttattctttttctttcaattgtaaatatgattatattcttaatttctctttcttctacttcattgttagtgtatagaaacacaactgatttttgtacgttgattttgtatcctgccagCTTgcaggttttctatatataaaatcatgtcatctgcagatagtgacagtttcacttcttcctttccaatttggatcccttttatttctttttcttgcctgattgctctaagacttccaatactatgttaaataagagtggtgaaagtgggcatccttgtctggctcttgttcttagagggaaagctttcagtttttctccattgagaatgatattcactgtgggtttgtcatatatggcctttattatgtggagggattttccttctcttcccactttattcagagtttttatcataaacggatgctgtatcttgtcgaatgctttctctgcatctactgagatgatcatgtgatttttattcttcattttgttaaggtggtgtatcatgttgattgatctgcagatgttgaatcatcactgcatccctggaataaatcccacttgatcatggtgtatgatctttttaatgtattgttgtatttgattcactagtattttgttgaagatttttgcatcgatgtccatcagtggtattggcctgtaattttccttctttgtgtccttgtctggttttgggatcagggtaatgttggctttgtaggagttaggaagcttcccctcctcttcaattttttggaagagtttgagaaggataggtattaattcttctttgaatgtttggtagaactcaccaaggaagccatctggtcctggacttttattttggggaggtttttgattactgttttgatctccttgctggtgattggtctattcaaattttatttcttcctgattcagttttggcaggctgtatgattctaagaatttatccatttcttctagatgaTCCAATATGTTGgtgtatatcttttcaaagtattctcttaggatcatttgtatttctgaggtgtccattgtaagtTCTCCTCtgacatttctgattttatttatttgagctttcccttttttttcttggtgagtctagctaaaggtttatcaattttgtttctcttttcaaagcacaagctcttggtttcattgatttttttctattgtttttaagtctctatttcatttatttctgctctgatttttattatttctttccttctactgattttggactttgtttgttcttctttttccagttcttttaggtgCACTGGTAGATTatttacttgggatttttcttgtttgttaatgtagGCCCCacttgctgtaaacttccctcttaggaccacttttgctgtatcccatagattttgccatgttgtattttcattttcatttgtctccaggtaatttttttatttctcctttgatttcttcattaacccaatcgttgttcattagtattttgtttaatctccacataatagagggttttctgattttcttccagtagttgatctctagtttcatacctttgtggttagataagatacttggtattatttcaatcttcttatttattgagacttgatttgtggcctaatatatgatcagtCTTGTAGAaggttccatgtgcatttgaaaagaatgtgtattctttgccatttgcatggagtatctttttccatccttttactttcagtttgtgagtgtctttagttctgaggtgtgtctcttgtatgaagcatctatatgggtcttgtttttttatccaatcagccatcctatgcctttttggttttttaaaggaGCCAgatgttttttaagattggcacctgagctaacatctattcccagtcttcttttttaatgttttcttcttcttctccccaaagtcccccagtacatagttgtatattatagttgtaggtccttctgattgtgctacgtgagacactgcctcagtatggcctgatgagcagtgccatgtccacgcccaggatcaaaactggcaaaaccccaggacaccaaagtggagtgcgcaaacttaaccacttggccacagggctggcccttaccctatgccttttgattggagcattactccattgacatttaaagtagctattgataagtatgcacttattgctattttgttattttttctgggtgttttagtagctcttctcttttcctttcttcttctcttgctctcttcccttgtggtttgatggctttctttagtattatgtttagattcctttattttaattatttctgtatttattataggtttctggtttgtgattaccatgaggttcatatataataatctacatatgtagcaatctatattgaattgatggtctctttagtttgaccttttTTTAAGAGCTCcattcttttactctcctcctcccacattttatatttttatatcatatctaaccttttattttgtgtgtgtgtatccattaccctcttatcattgaattaggtaattttagtaattttgtcatttgaccttcatattatcttcataggtggtttaTCTGCTACCCttattgtatttttgcctttaccagtgattttattgccttttttctttgataattttcttatacctatttgtggtcttctttttcccacttaaataagtccctttagcatttcttataaaactggtttcttggtgataaactcctttaatttttgcttatctggaaaactctttatctcccATTCCATTCTGAAtagataaccttgccaggtagagtattcttggctgtaggttttttcctttcagcactttaaatatatcatgccattccCTTCTAACCTAtaaggtttcagctgagaagtcaaCTGTTAGCCTTGTGGGGTTTCCTTTgcatgtcacttgttgcctttctcttgtggcttttacgattctctctttatctttaattcttaacattttaattataatgtgtcttgatgtgggcctctttgggtttatcttgtttggagttctctgtgcttcctgtacctggatgtctgtttcgttccttaggttaggaaagttttcagctattatttcttcagatagattctctgcccttttgtctccctcttcttcttctgggattcctataatacaaatgttagtgcacttgatgctGTCCCAGAATTCCTTagattgttctcattctttttaattctttttctttttttgttcaacttcagtgatttcctctagtcttttgtccagcttgttGATCTGTTCTTTTGTATCACCTACTCcactattgagtccctctagtgagtttttcatatccagtattgtattcttcatttctgattagttcatttttatattttccaattctttgttgacatactcactttgttcatccattcttctcccaagatcagtgagcatctttatgacttttgtttgaactttttgttgggtagattgtttatttctgtttcatttagttcttttcctggaGTTTTGCCCTgctcccttgcttggaatgtattcctttgctgctttattttgcctctttctctctgcttatgTCTActtattaggtgggtcagctatgtctcctgatcttatgtaagagatgccttttgagccctagcagtgtgcttccctcctgTCACCAGTTCCAAGTGTACCAGGAGTGACACCTATGtaggctacatgtgtccttctgttgtggcagggctgctcttgctgcaggtgcccagggagtctaggctgtcctCCTGGCCTGCTGGTTGTAATACTCAGCTACAGGGGGCTGctgtggacccttcagtcactttattaaGTTTTGGGAGCCCCAGtgcagttggctgcaaggtctaatagcacatttcctgttgcagcttttctgttaagtgagtagccCACCAGTGtaactggttgctaggctcaggggcttacaattgctgtaggcctcacgCCTGTGAGGCTGTtgccagctctctcaggatttcagctaagtggggctggccccagtcatgggagcacccaattgtttcaggctttggaaggtaaGGCCAATCTCCTACAtggctatttgagaagcacaggtcttctgctacTGATAAGACCCATGACCAACAGGTCCACACataccatcaacacagtcctggcctgtgcacacATCCTGACTCTCTGGAGCAGACCTAGTGGTCACCCCACTGCAAATGccccaccaatgccccacacactccaccttgCCCCACAGGAGTGGACCCACTTGCCTGCCTGCAGATGATGCAGGTACCCAGTCTATACAGGCCAAAGAGTTACCCGAGGGCTTGCTCTTGGGTGGAGCCACTCCCTAGggctgctgcctgccctggctgagctggattaaattgacCTCTAGTAGGAGGGGCAGACACTGGgataacaggccaggggaagaactccaatggtgtctgcccaTGTTTGTGTCAGCCTGCAAGTACTAGCTCagaataatggctgccaccaatgtctcagtccctggagaggtctcacctctcaccaagatgcacccagagcctatcaggtgagtctcttttcaccaaaggactgtgcaactttctttctggtggttttaggtttctttccaaagcaaGTGAAGCTATGTGTGGGACCTTTAAGAGTTGGCTTTATTCTGCTCATATCTGATAggttttctaggggtattccctgttgtagcTAATATCCAGCAAAGCCAAatattatgagactcatctcagttgtgctgagtctgaaggatgcttatagcaccACATTCCCCTGCTCAGgtctcccactcctccagggaaggctgcataccctAGGGTTTCTCCAACCTGGTTGGCTGTGCAGCTCTATGGctctcaaaggtggcttttttctctccagacagGAATTTCTGACTCTTCTGCTTCAATCAGGACTGTCCATTATTGCTGGGGTTCTTTTTtacccagttttcagttctctttcagaGGCAGTCGTTCCAAGAAAAGTTGTAAtttgttgtgtttgtgggaggaagtgagttcagagcctgcctatgccaccatctcaGCACCCACAGAGGTGCTCCATTTCCTTTTTACTCTCAGCTCTACCTGCCAGGTGTTGAATCTCCTCAGGCTAGGCCTCAGCTAAGATGAGTCAGGCACTTATCTCAGGTACAACATGTAAGTGTGTACCAAAAAGCTTAGTAAATaagattaataatattttaatataatctttttatatcaaaattaatgcaaaatatccacaatgaacaaaatatcaaattttaaataaagagaggATTGACTATACTGTACTGAACCATATTGGAGCccaaggcaaaaggaaaaatgagagtcCCTATACACATGTTTTTAATGGTtgaatttttccataattttattttgaaatattatttatgagTTTCTTCCATTAAAGCCagcaaattataataaattctaattttcccataaataatatatttaaatttaaaccaaTGTCATGAGTTTTAATATACCTACTTTTCaatgtttcaatatattttaaaccactttaatattctggaaaaaagttaaccctagtcccagccctgcaTAACAAAAAACATCTGCAGCTATCAAGATATCAAGTTGTGTACACAGACAGTGTGTGTTATACTATATTATCCAGAGGTCTCAAGAAGATCTTTTCTGAATCAACAGTTTATCAGAACAGAAAAACCTAAAAATCCCAGGAACCAAACATTTATTCCCTCCCCAGAAACTTACCCCAGTTctaaagaaagttcttccttaaCATGTGTAAGAAGCTGCCAGATGCAGATTCTGGAGTGAAATAGGACAGTATTTGTACCTCATCAGCAGGAATCCCTTGGATGAGGACAGAGCTTCCACCCTACTAGGTCTTTAGGGAGCATCTGGTTTAATTAGACAAAAGCAGACCCCAGCAGGACCAGTCTCCAGAGATCACTGACTCAGGAACCAAAAAGGGTGGGTAATGTAACTATGTCCTACCTGCAGCAGACTATACAAATTGCATCTGATAATGACCCCATATTTCTGGCTAACAAATGGACACAGAGTGGATTTGGGCTGTTGCTGGtcaacagtttttttaaaaaactggagcCTCTTCAGATGTTAAATACAAAAttacttttatccattttttcataACTCATTTTACGTGGTGATCAGCTCCCTGTGTTTCTGGAGTGCATCTAGTATACTGAGAAGACTAAACGCTCATGTCAGGGGCATGTACACTTAGCTATTATTTCTGGGCTGTGGGGAAGGCATGTGAGACAAGAAGAGAAtagaggaaacaaagaaacagcaaaaggaGGTAAAGAGGAAgaaccagaagagaaaaaaagaaaagtgggaggaggaggatgaagaagaaggaaaagaggaagagaagaaaatgccaTCTCAGTCCAGGATATCTCTGTATTTCACACTTAGTTTTTTGGATAAAGCTGGGAGTAGGGATTAATGAGGAGCCATCAGCCTGGAAGGGAAGCACAACACCAAGCCTTGATGTCAAAGAACCAGTGGGCTACACCTTCCCGGATCTGCTTTGTCTTCACACCATAGACAATGGGGTTGAGCATTGGTGGCACCACCACATAAAGATTAGCCAGCAGGATATGGACATGTAGAGGAATGTTATGTCCAAAGCGGTGGGTCAGTAATGTAAAGAAGGATGGAACATAAAACATGAGGATGACACAAAGGTGAGAGCCACAAGTGCTGAGGGCCTTGTGCCGGGCATCCTGAGAGGGCAAATGAAAGACGGCTCGGAGGATCAGTGAGTAAGACACAGTGATGAGGATCACATCCAAGATGACCATGACAATGGGCACTGAGAACCCATACCAGATGTTAATGGTGATGTCAGAACAGGCTAAGCGGGCCACCCCAATATGCTCACAGTAGGAATGGGGAATGATGTTGGTCCGGCAGAAGGGCAGCCGCTTCAGCAGGAAGATGACTGGAAAGATGATGCAGAAGCTTCGAGTAAcaatagccagagcaatccttCCCACAATAGGCCATGTTAGCACTGTTGTATAATGCAAGGGGGCACAGATGGCCACAAAGCGGTCAAAGGCCATGGCTAATAGGATGGCTGACTCCCCCACAAACATCATGTGGACAAAGAAAACTTGGGTGACACAGGCATCAAAGGCAATGTCATGGGCATGAAGCCAAAAGATAGCTAGGGCCTTGGGTACGGTAGTGGTGGACAGCAGGATGTCTGTGATGGCCAgcatggagaggaagaagtacatgggctCATGAAGGTTACGTTCTGTGATGATGACCATTATCAGGATGCTGTTGCCTAGGACTGCAGTAATATACATGAGGCAGAGGGGTATTGACAGCCAAATGTGATGAGCCTCCAACCCAGGGATGCCAAGTAGAGCAAAAACTGCAGGGTGGAAGATGGTGAGGTTGGCATGAGTCATGATGCACTTTAGCGTCCTCCCTATCATGACTTAGAAGTTGATGAGTCTGCTGAAAGTGATAGGAACAGAAAGCATCTCTGAGTGCGTGCAGAGATCACAAAAGACAGCATGGATTTCTAAATTGTCAGACTCTCCAGGGGAAAGTTCTTTCAGAGAATGTACATTTGGGTGTAGGAATGACTTCTGGCCTTTGGCACCTCATTTGCATGTAGAGTTTCTGTGGCAATCACGCTTCAAGAACCAAGAGAGGCTTTAACTTGCCTCCGATCACCTAGCCCACCTTACTTTTCTGATCGCATTCTGCCATTGCCAGAATTTGCCCCCTTACCTGTGCTGtacttttttcttcccccaagaTTTTGCTCCTTCTGTGTTTACCTGAATTTCCCTTCAATTCCACTTCTGCTTACTCAAATTTTAACCTTAAAATACCTCCTTAGGACATACCACTTTGTAATGGCCCATGTTCATAACAATATATCTCCTTCCTGAATATCTAGTAGCTAAACTACACCTTAACTTGACTATATTTAACATACTAAATTTATCCAGCTATTGCCTTGAATATCTCATATGAGACTTGCCTAATAGCACTTGTGGCTTCCTGTGCCTGGAAGTAGAGGACCAAGTGGAAATCCAGAAAGAGCCTAAGGGATATATTTCTCCACTCTGACTCAGATTCAAATCTCCCTAAAGGCAGCGAGGAGGGGGGCAGCCAATAAAATGGAGAGGGGCTGTATTCATCACCTGCTCCTCATGAACTTCTCATGCTCCTCCTCAAACAGTCCCATATAAATGGCCTTTGATTGTGTCTAGATGTTCTCATCCTTAACAGCCCCCAGAAAAACTACTCCAAATACAGGGAACCAATACACTCCCCTCTGTCTCCATTAATATGACCCTTTCTCACTCAACTTGTTCTTTAACCCTCAAAAAGATTCAGGTTTGGCTGCAGATAAGAATGGTAAAGCATAGAGCCCTTCTTGCCTTAGCACTTCCCATCACTTGGGTAAGATTTGTTTCCTTCTGAAGCTCTGGACTATCTTAATAGTCAGCTATTAGGACTAGGGAAAGGTTGAGTGATTAAGAATCTGAAATggaacatggagaaaagggagcatgGAGAGAATCGAGAGTATAAAGGCATCAAATAAATACTAGATGGATCTACTGATAATGGTATTCAGAGGGCCCCAGGGAGGAAGGCATCCCAAGGAATGAAAGCCCTAGATTATGAATCCATCCTGCTGTCTCTATGCAGATGCACTTGCCAGAACACACTTCACTGTGGGGAGCGAGCAATAGGTCTCCACGTGGGAACAGGGCCAGATTCAGACATCAAGGGCCCTACTTGGGCTAATAATTTGTCACCTTTTGAgctagtatattttaaatattcattcaacTTTTACTTAGGGGAGAGGCTGAACTTTGCAGGGATAAGCAGAGAAGAAGGGCCACAGGTAGCATTGCTTTGCTTCTATTCTAAAACATTAGCcccaaatttatttaaacaaaagacccaccagaaaaaataattcattttccttaGAAGGatatttgctgaaaatttttCTCACCACTTCTCCCAACCCCATTAATTATTAAGATACCCCTTTTCAATAAAAGATATCTGACATAGGGCcagccggtggtgcagcagttaagtgtgcacgttccgctccGGCGGCCAGGGGTTAGCcacttcggatcccaggtacagacatggcacccctcagcaagtcatgctgtggcaggcgtcccacgtatgaagtagaggaagatgggcacggatattagctcagggccagtcttccccagcaaaaagaggaggattggcagcagttagctcagggctaatcttcctcaaaaaaaaaaaaaaaaaaaaagatatctgacATAAATTCTCCTAAAAATAACTCTGGCTCTCTGCTTATAATTCCAATGATGTTTTATAATCTCAATAGTGAGATACCAAACACAGAGTGGGGAGGACAGCAAGACCTAAATGGCTGTTAATGAGGTTCTGGAAAGGAGGTCACCATCTGTGTGAAGAAGGGCTTTCATTTCATTCAGTGGCTTCGAAGTGCTCCATCTCAGCCCTCCTGAGGGTTCTCAGCAGGAGAGTTCTAGGCTCATTTAGGAAAGAGTCAGaggtgagaagagaagaaagtcacAGGCACAAAGAGGCACACTCAAAGTCTCATGGAAAGTACCTCCCCAGAAAAACGGTACCTCCCCAGTACGtcttcagaaaaaaaagcaagaaaaaaagacctGGAACAGTAGTGAAGGGGAAAGGAGCCATGCTGAGTGGGAGAGGACACAGTGCAGTAGGAGAAACACACTGAGTTCTGGAGCCAGATTTCCTGGATTAATTTCCCAGTCCTTCCCTGGTTGGCTGGATGGTCATGGGCAGTTACTTTACTTCTGCACGCCTCCGTCCTTCAATTGTAAGATGTGGATAACAATAAACTCTATGAGATaattaggaggattaaatgagtcaattcaTATAAAGTACTCAGAAGAGCAGgttatcattattgttgttattattatttttatcaatctttttg
This region includes:
- the OR52B2 gene encoding olfactory receptor 52B2 codes for the protein MIGRTLKCIMTHANLTIFHPAVFALLGIPGLEAHHIWLSIPLCLMYITAVLGNSILIMVIITERNLHEPMYFFLSMLAITDILLSTTTVPKALAIFWLHAHDIAFDACVTQVFFVHMMFVGESAILLAMAFDRFVAICAPLHYTTVLTWPIVGRIALAIVTRSFCIIFPVIFLLKRLPFCRTNIIPHSYCEHIGVARLACSDITINIWYGFSVPIVMVILDVILITVSYSLILRAVFHLPSQDARHKALSTCGSHLCVILMFYVPSFFTLLTHRFGHNIPLHVHILLANLYVVVPPMLNPIVYGVKTKQIREGVAHWFFDIKAWCCASLPG